One window of the Allorhizobium ampelinum S4 genome contains the following:
- a CDS encoding M23 family metallopeptidase, with protein sequence MKTRSRKGFSKRQRQQHVLILASGETIRHMTLRPWMAGAGLCLAVAGVVGYLGATSYLIMRDNLIGASMARQAHLQHDYEDRISALRAQVDRVTSRQLLDQQVVEEKLQTLLEKQMALSARSGKLGSLLDRAEESGLTPNEPSAPVMPDKSASVAPVGKGNALAALNRMLHTGPADTQESDGPALGFMPAHESGADRADRVFRNVTLSLKSIEQQQKSSIHALTAEASDKANTIEQVLTDNGIRIDTPDAGKDGMGGPLVDADPKLGIDTSLDGLDSALNRLDAARETAKDMPFSNPAATREITSPFGNRPDPLLGRLAMHTGIDFRATNGSPVKSAGAGTVITAGPTGGYGNMVEIDHGQGLSTRYGHMSKILVRPGEKIEVGQLIGLSGSTGRSTGPHLHYEIRKNGNPINPMSFLASGMTLKPFIE encoded by the coding sequence ATGAAGACACGCAGCCGCAAGGGCTTCAGCAAGCGTCAGCGCCAACAGCATGTCCTTATCCTCGCATCCGGGGAAACCATTCGCCATATGACCCTGCGTCCGTGGATGGCAGGTGCAGGTCTTTGCCTGGCGGTTGCCGGCGTGGTCGGCTATCTCGGCGCGACCTCCTATCTCATCATGCGCGATAATCTGATCGGTGCCTCCATGGCCCGCCAGGCGCATTTGCAGCACGATTACGAAGACCGGATTTCCGCCTTGCGCGCCCAGGTCGACCGGGTCACGTCCCGGCAATTGCTGGACCAGCAGGTGGTGGAGGAAAAGCTTCAAACCCTGCTCGAAAAGCAGATGGCGCTTTCTGCCCGTTCCGGCAAGCTTGGATCGCTTCTGGACCGTGCAGAGGAATCCGGCCTGACGCCGAATGAGCCTTCAGCGCCTGTGATGCCGGATAAATCCGCGTCCGTCGCACCTGTGGGTAAGGGCAATGCACTGGCCGCCCTGAATCGGATGCTCCATACCGGCCCCGCAGACACACAGGAAAGCGATGGCCCGGCATTGGGCTTTATGCCTGCCCATGAAAGCGGCGCCGACCGGGCCGACCGGGTTTTCCGCAACGTGACCCTGTCGCTGAAATCCATCGAACAACAACAGAAATCAAGCATCCATGCACTGACCGCCGAGGCGAGCGACAAGGCCAACACCATCGAGCAGGTCTTGACCGACAATGGCATCCGGATCGACACGCCTGATGCTGGCAAGGACGGAATGGGTGGCCCCCTGGTCGATGCCGACCCGAAACTCGGAATCGATACCAGTCTCGACGGATTGGATAGCGCCCTCAATCGCCTGGATGCCGCCCGCGAAACGGCAAAGGACATGCCTTTTTCAAACCCTGCCGCCACACGTGAAATCACCAGCCCGTTCGGCAACCGCCCTGACCCGCTGCTTGGACGGCTGGCCATGCATACCGGCATAGATTTCCGCGCAACAAATGGTTCTCCCGTCAAAAGTGCCGGTGCTGGAACCGTCATTACGGCCGGACCGACGGGCGGCTATGGGAATATGGTGGAAATCGATCATGGTCAGGGACTGTCCACCCGTTACGGCCATATGTCGAAAATCCTCGTTCGTCCGGGCGAAAAAATCGAGGTTGGCCAGTTGATTGGCCTTTCCGGATCGACCGGGCGCTCCACCGGGCCACACCTGCATTATGAAATTCGCAAGAACGGCAACCCGATCAATCCGATGAGCTTTCTGGCTTCCGGAATGACACTGAAGCCATTTATTGAGTAA
- a CDS encoding ferritin-like domain-containing protein produces MAIAATDLDEKTGLAQETARRWHGRTLSLRSPLDPPLPDRPGRPANPVLVPPKATEKRSLHTLKGRIAMLHSLAHIELNAVDLALDIVARFASEPVPHSFFDGWMQVAFEEAKHFGLVRDRLRALGADYGDMPAHDGLWQAAHSTRTDLTARLAVVPLILEARGLDVTPSLQEKMRETGDIESADVLKVIYDDEKGHVAVGAKWFRFLCAREKRDPAKTFQQLVRTNFRGALKAPFNDIARAEAGLTPSFYRVLSSISHA; encoded by the coding sequence ATGGCAATCGCCGCAACCGACCTTGATGAAAAAACTGGTCTTGCGCAGGAAACCGCCCGCCGCTGGCATGGCCGGACTCTATCGCTGCGCTCGCCGCTCGATCCGCCGCTGCCGGATCGTCCGGGGCGTCCCGCCAATCCAGTTCTGGTGCCGCCGAAAGCCACGGAAAAACGGTCGCTGCACACGCTGAAGGGCCGGATCGCTATGCTGCATTCACTGGCCCATATCGAATTGAATGCCGTTGATCTCGCGCTCGATATCGTTGCCCGCTTTGCCAGCGAACCGGTGCCACATTCGTTTTTCGACGGCTGGATGCAGGTGGCCTTTGAAGAAGCCAAGCATTTCGGTCTGGTGCGCGACCGGCTCCGGGCGCTCGGGGCCGATTATGGCGATATGCCAGCCCATGATGGACTTTGGCAGGCCGCCCATAGCACCCGCACCGACCTGACAGCCCGGCTAGCCGTGGTGCCGCTGATTCTTGAGGCGCGCGGACTGGATGTGACACCTTCCCTTCAGGAAAAAATGCGCGAGACCGGCGATATCGAGAGCGCGGACGTCTTGAAGGTGATTTATGACGATGAGAAAGGCCATGTCGCCGTCGGCGCCAAATGGTTTCGCTTTCTCTGCGCCCGCGAAAAACGCGATCCTGCCAAAACCTTCCAGCAATTGGTGCGCACCAATTTCCGGGGGGCGCTGAAAGCACCGTTCAACGACATTGCCCGGGCTGAAGCCGGGCTGACACCCTCCTTTTATCGGGTGCTTTCCTCCATCAGCCACGCTTGA
- the bcp gene encoding thioredoxin-dependent thiol peroxidase — protein MAELSIGDMAPDFTLPRDGGGTVSLSSFKGKQVVVYFYPKDDTSGCTVEATSFTSLTPEFESSGAVIIGISPDTVKSHDKFVAKHGLAVMLGSDEEKTTLEAYGVWKEKSMYGKTYMGVERSTFLIDADGRIAGVWRKVKVPGHAEAVLQAVKDKAA, from the coding sequence ATGGCGGAATTGTCGATTGGGGACATGGCTCCGGATTTCACGCTACCGCGCGATGGCGGCGGCACGGTGAGCCTCTCTTCCTTCAAGGGCAAGCAGGTGGTTGTCTATTTTTATCCCAAGGACGATACCAGCGGCTGCACCGTAGAAGCCACGTCCTTCACATCCCTGACACCGGAATTCGAGAGTTCCGGTGCTGTTATCATCGGCATTTCCCCTGATACGGTGAAAAGCCACGATAAATTCGTCGCCAAACACGGACTTGCCGTCATGCTCGGCTCGGACGAGGAGAAGACCACGCTGGAAGCCTACGGCGTGTGGAAGGAAAAAAGCATGTATGGCAAGACCTATATGGGGGTCGAGCGCAGCACCTTCCTGATCGATGCCGATGGCCGGATCGCAGGCGTCTGGCGCAAGGTGAAAGTCCCTGGTCATGCTGAGGCGGTGCTGCAAGCCGTAAAAGACAAAGCAGCATAG
- a CDS encoding DUF3971 domain-containing protein — MGEIRGEKIRFRKGDIVALETLPSSQVDDPLIVHCPRRRGPLTRLMRFGAYIVLSLMAMLGAAAIAIETGTLDQALSTGARAAFQSAIGDDLKADIDQTSIRLSKNLHLAVAAQNVTLTDPKTQQVVSKAGDVKLVIDPISLLMGRVSVTEIDVTGIDFDSSRLLQGGDLDLATLRIDKFPAFMETMFGNLDDVHGFIVRGGLDRLRLGGITLPAKNGIGQPVDVQVNDLTLTRRKDDSLAIQGETSINGKVSMISAEAMTDGARTTSLTATVTDLIATPFLIKRTPTGVWRDGADTSINIDFYALRQSQSQKPALSARLRTENGILYVDGDKQDLTRADINLAYDFDKLTAEIRPSEVDFGPTHVPFSGGFIDLDRLQSVPGDARGIGIDLLVDQGTASVESSGEQPFPFSLKAFGQFIPSQRHLTFSELAVSTPHGSMQATLNVQFGNASPEIRFNGKLFEMRTAMVKQLWPYWMAMKPRTWVQANLFGGTISNASIDVLIPAGRMKPIPQPLDLGPDELKIAFDISGARMNVTGDLPPIRDLAGHFDLTGPDLEVRIDGGTSYFPSGRKVKLDKGTFAIANTYKKPLMANIAVSVSGPADAMAELATFKPMQALQRTEFVPEDFAGEIKADVQLYGGIIADQKPPPEVWKASLDMKGVDLKRPYMDKKITGFDGTLVVDPQNAVLQGDAQIDGVPVEIDFSQPVDRGSNRAPSWTVKGQLNDSQRAKLVPGLGDIVGGTIDLEVSRLDDNRQLVKSDLSRATLNVPVIGWTKGSGIPAKVSMELQDKSGLFMLDKFNLDGDGFGATGKLVVSKTNGLVGADLDHVKLASADDFGLSVQVNKGVINAKVSGSSVDGRVLLKKLKSGSSSNGATGDGRSSSNSTDVDISVDVDKLIGFNDEALSGVRLVYGSRSGAVTALKMSAVTDTGQAVVVQSAKAGNGNEISLISSDAGTLVRFVDLYSHMRGGMLDVKIRGDLNKNWMGNVDLRNFRVENEDRLQKIVTTPATDDGRSLNTAVKRDLDVSSEKFQRAFARLIYQDGVLRTDNGIVRGEQVGASFQGTIKDTRGQMEMTGTFMPAYGLNRLFAEVPIIGAILGNGRDRGLLGITFKLKGPVDAPHLVVNPLSIIAPGMFRQIFEFQ, encoded by the coding sequence ATGGGAGAAATCCGGGGCGAGAAAATCCGTTTTCGCAAAGGCGACATTGTTGCCCTCGAGACCTTGCCGTCCTCGCAGGTCGATGATCCCTTGATTGTGCACTGCCCGCGCCGACGTGGCCCTCTGACCAGATTGATGCGGTTTGGGGCCTATATCGTGCTGTCGCTGATGGCCATGCTGGGGGCGGCGGCCATTGCGATTGAAACCGGTACGCTGGACCAGGCCCTGTCGACCGGTGCGCGCGCTGCTTTTCAATCTGCGATTGGCGACGACCTGAAAGCCGATATCGACCAGACCTCCATCCGTCTTTCCAAGAATTTGCATCTGGCGGTCGCCGCGCAGAATGTCACCCTGACCGATCCGAAGACCCAGCAGGTGGTCTCCAAAGCCGGCGACGTCAAACTGGTCATCGATCCGATCTCGCTGCTGATGGGGCGGGTTTCCGTGACCGAAATCGACGTGACTGGCATCGATTTCGATAGTTCACGGCTGTTGCAGGGCGGCGATCTGGATCTTGCCACGCTGCGGATCGACAAGTTTCCGGCGTTCATGGAGACGATGTTCGGCAATCTCGACGATGTACATGGCTTCATTGTCCGGGGAGGTCTGGATCGGCTGCGCCTTGGGGGTATTACCTTGCCTGCCAAAAATGGAATTGGTCAGCCGGTTGATGTGCAGGTCAACGATCTGACATTGACACGCAGGAAGGACGATTCGCTTGCCATCCAGGGTGAGACGTCTATCAACGGCAAGGTCAGCATGATCTCCGCCGAGGCGATGACTGACGGAGCCCGCACCACGTCGTTGACTGCAACGGTGACGGATCTGATCGCCACGCCCTTCCTGATCAAGCGCACGCCCACAGGGGTCTGGCGGGACGGGGCCGATACCAGCATCAATATCGATTTCTATGCCTTGCGGCAATCACAAAGCCAGAAACCGGCTCTCTCGGCGCGATTGCGGACGGAAAACGGCATCCTCTACGTTGATGGCGACAAGCAGGACCTGACGCGGGCCGACATCAATCTCGCCTATGATTTTGACAAGCTGACGGCGGAAATCCGGCCCTCTGAGGTGGATTTCGGCCCGACCCATGTCCCGTTCTCCGGCGGGTTCATCGATCTTGATCGGTTGCAGTCAGTGCCGGGCGATGCCCGGGGTATCGGCATCGACCTGCTGGTCGATCAGGGCACGGCTTCGGTGGAATCGTCGGGAGAGCAGCCGTTTCCGTTTTCTCTCAAGGCCTTTGGACAATTCATTCCCAGCCAGCGTCATTTGACATTCAGCGAGTTGGCGGTGTCGACGCCACATGGCAGCATGCAAGCCACGCTCAATGTTCAGTTTGGCAACGCCTCGCCGGAAATCCGTTTCAACGGCAAACTGTTCGAGATGCGCACCGCCATGGTCAAGCAGCTCTGGCCCTATTGGATGGCCATGAAGCCACGCACCTGGGTCCAGGCCAATCTGTTCGGCGGCACGATCAGCAATGCCTCGATTGATGTGCTCATTCCTGCCGGGCGGATGAAACCTATACCCCAACCTCTGGATCTGGGGCCTGACGAGCTGAAAATCGCTTTCGATATCAGCGGTGCGCGAATGAACGTCACTGGCGATCTGCCGCCGATTCGTGATCTTGCCGGACATTTTGACCTCACAGGGCCGGATCTGGAAGTGCGCATCGATGGCGGCACGTCCTATTTCCCTTCGGGACGCAAGGTCAAGTTGGACAAAGGCACATTTGCGATCGCCAATACCTACAAGAAGCCGTTGATGGCCAATATCGCCGTTTCCGTCAGCGGCCCGGCTGACGCCATGGCGGAACTTGCAACCTTCAAGCCCATGCAAGCCTTGCAACGCACGGAATTCGTGCCGGAGGATTTTGCAGGCGAGATCAAGGCCGATGTTCAGCTCTATGGCGGCATCATCGCCGATCAGAAACCTCCACCGGAAGTGTGGAAGGCCTCTCTGGATATGAAGGGGGTCGATCTCAAGCGGCCCTATATGGACAAGAAGATCACCGGCTTCGATGGCACGCTGGTCGTGGATCCGCAAAATGCTGTACTGCAAGGGGACGCCCAGATCGATGGCGTGCCGGTGGAGATCGACTTCTCCCAGCCGGTCGACCGCGGTTCCAATAGAGCGCCTAGCTGGACGGTGAAAGGACAGCTGAACGACAGCCAGCGCGCCAAGCTCGTGCCGGGCCTTGGCGACATTGTTGGTGGCACCATCGATCTGGAAGTGTCGCGCCTCGATGACAATCGCCAACTGGTGAAAAGCGACCTGTCGCGCGCGACTTTGAACGTCCCGGTTATTGGCTGGACCAAGGGTTCCGGCATTCCCGCCAAGGTGTCGATGGAATTGCAGGACAAGTCCGGCCTGTTCATGCTCGACAAGTTCAATCTCGACGGCGACGGGTTCGGGGCGACTGGCAAGCTTGTGGTATCCAAAACCAATGGGCTGGTTGGGGCGGATCTCGACCATGTCAAACTGGCCTCCGCCGATGATTTCGGCCTTTCGGTTCAGGTCAACAAGGGTGTCATCAACGCAAAGGTCAGTGGTAGCAGTGTTGATGGCCGTGTTTTGCTGAAGAAGCTGAAATCCGGCAGCTCTTCCAATGGTGCGACTGGCGACGGTCGATCGTCAAGCAATTCGACCGATGTCGATATAAGTGTCGATGTCGATAAGCTGATTGGCTTCAATGACGAAGCCCTTTCCGGCGTCAGGCTGGTCTATGGTTCCCGATCGGGGGCAGTAACGGCGCTGAAAATGAGTGCCGTGACCGACACCGGCCAAGCGGTCGTTGTCCAGTCGGCCAAGGCTGGAAATGGCAATGAGATATCGCTGATTTCCAGCGATGCAGGCACGTTGGTGCGGTTCGTCGATCTCTATAGCCATATGCGCGGCGGCATGCTGGATGTGAAAATCCGTGGCGATCTGAACAAGAACTGGATGGGCAATGTTGATCTGCGCAATTTCCGGGTCGAGAATGAGGATCGGTTACAGAAAATCGTCACGACCCCGGCAACCGATGATGGGCGTAGCCTGAATACGGCGGTCAAACGTGACCTGGATGTCAGCTCGGAAAAATTCCAGCGGGCCTTCGCCCGGCTGATCTATCAGGACGGCGTGCTCAGGACCGATAACGGCATTGTCCGGGGCGAACAGGTCGGCGCATCGTTCCAGGGCACCATCAAGGATACCAGGGGCCAGATGGAAATGACCGGGACATTCATGCCCGCCTATGGTCTCAATCGGCTGTTTGCGGAAGTGCCGATTATCGGTGCCATCCTTGGCAATGGCCGGGACCGTGGCCTTTTGGGCATTACCTTCAAGCTAAAAGGCCCGGTCGATGCCCCGCATCTGGTGGTGAACCCGCTATCGATTATCGCCCCCGGCATGTTCCGCCAGATCTTCGAATTCCAATAG
- a CDS encoding DUF2865 domain-containing protein, with the protein MRAIALIVVASCCFITLGPAGPVRAAPSCEAIRAELAQTPVVISNSQDVRAYSGAVTRQDFEIRKLQRTLQQAGCSSSIAILDGHGQDLCAPMQESLAVMQENKRQLLIERNAAGMKGGVNPRHEELTAALQSNGCDITEPAPALQDTDDSEETARPFEAPVYPDYPLRNEAPISSSSNGLMLPSGQGGYRTLCVRTCDGGFFPISPSTPARDFGRDAETCNRLCPGTEAELYYSRLTDEAKDMVSTVTGQPYRDMPHAFAYLSRVPGQPGQCSCNRSNSDGLQTNAPKPGLGTDSGGSSVISITSNGSAASTRQMDAPPGAQVKTSTDQKATTGMEATNKPVPEPEAVSRPYDPGRQSVRRVGPTFLPSNTSQIDLVHPALPGAQPVQE; encoded by the coding sequence ATGCGCGCTATCGCTCTCATCGTTGTCGCGTCCTGTTGTTTCATTACCCTCGGGCCAGCCGGTCCGGTGCGGGCCGCCCCAAGCTGCGAGGCTATTCGGGCCGAGCTTGCCCAGACACCTGTCGTAATTAGCAATTCTCAGGACGTGCGCGCCTATTCGGGAGCTGTGACCCGGCAGGATTTCGAGATCCGTAAATTGCAACGCACCCTGCAACAGGCCGGATGCTCCTCCAGTATCGCCATTCTCGACGGACATGGACAGGATCTCTGCGCGCCAATGCAGGAGAGCCTTGCCGTCATGCAGGAAAACAAGCGTCAGCTTCTGATCGAACGCAATGCGGCGGGCATGAAGGGCGGCGTCAATCCCCGCCACGAGGAACTGACGGCTGCTTTGCAATCGAATGGCTGTGATATCACCGAACCGGCCCCGGCACTCCAGGACACGGATGACAGCGAGGAGACGGCCAGGCCCTTTGAGGCCCCGGTCTATCCGGATTACCCATTGCGCAACGAGGCGCCGATTTCATCATCCAGCAACGGCCTTATGCTGCCTTCGGGACAGGGCGGATACAGAACGCTCTGCGTCCGAACCTGCGATGGCGGCTTTTTCCCGATCTCGCCCAGCACACCCGCCCGCGATTTTGGTCGCGATGCCGAAACATGCAACCGGCTTTGTCCAGGTACCGAAGCCGAACTCTATTATTCCCGCCTCACCGACGAGGCCAAGGATATGGTTTCAACCGTGACCGGCCAGCCTTATCGCGATATGCCCCATGCTTTTGCCTATCTCAGCCGGGTACCCGGGCAGCCGGGACAATGCAGTTGCAACAGGAGCAACTCTGACGGCTTGCAGACCAATGCTCCAAAGCCTGGTTTAGGGACTGATTCTGGCGGGTCCTCAGTCATTTCCATCACATCCAATGGATCCGCCGCCAGCACCAGACAGATGGATGCCCCGCCTGGTGCGCAGGTCAAAACGTCGACCGACCAAAAGGCGACGACTGGCATGGAAGCCACGAATAAGCCAGTTCCTGAACCTGAGGCAGTGAGCCGACCCTATGATCCAGGACGCCAATCGGTACGCCGCGTTGGCCCAACGTTCCTGCCGTCCAACACCAGCCAGATTGACCTCGTTCATCCAGCGCTTCCAGGCGCACAACCGGTTCAGGAATAG
- a CDS encoding acyl-homoserine-lactone synthase, with protein MLKILNSRHKQTQQAALADMFRLRKKVFHDLLKWDVVVQGDFEMDHYDDANPIYVLSYDDRTGRLRGSLRLLPTLGPNMLDDTFPILLDGKPAIRDIAMWESSRFCIDPEISLDRSSNQVSIAAAELMCGVGELALASGLTHIVTVTDVFLERMFRRMGCPGERIGAPHKIGSVHAVAIAWEIDTGMLDAMKNIAAITGRLLDTPMSLEQARAA; from the coding sequence ATGCTCAAAATTCTGAACAGCCGACATAAGCAGACGCAACAGGCGGCATTGGCAGACATGTTTCGCCTGCGAAAAAAAGTATTTCATGATCTTTTGAAATGGGATGTCGTTGTACAGGGCGATTTCGAGATGGATCACTATGATGATGCCAATCCGATTTACGTTTTATCTTATGACGACAGGACAGGCCGGTTGCGCGGCTCGCTCCGCCTGCTGCCGACGCTTGGCCCGAATATGCTGGATGATACCTTTCCCATTCTATTGGACGGAAAGCCGGCCATTCGTGACATTGCCATGTGGGAATCGAGCCGGTTCTGCATCGACCCGGAAATTTCCCTGGACCGATCTTCCAACCAGGTCAGCATTGCCGCAGCCGAGCTGATGTGTGGTGTTGGTGAACTGGCCCTTGCATCGGGGCTTACGCATATCGTCACCGTGACAGATGTGTTTTTGGAGCGGATGTTTCGCCGCATGGGCTGCCCCGGCGAACGAATTGGCGCGCCGCATAAGATCGGCTCGGTTCATGCCGTGGCAATTGCCTGGGAGATCGATACCGGCATGCTCGATGCCATGAAAAACATTGCTGCCATCACCGGACGCCTGCTCGACACACCCATGTCGCTGGAACAGGCACGCGCCGCCTGA
- a CDS encoding helix-turn-helix transcriptional regulator translates to MFDDDIYFNLLDWLETATSAKWTDFLNRLQISYNLSGCLYMDASITSAGALVYRYGHTFDKQAKDPILMLDAPVLRNVLSQLSRAMEPVDMHDLAQLSEEGLLLRSKLRDLPLPRQAVSYPLLSVDGRGAILAIASNACEEEWRRFRRCHDRDIHLLAGKFHAGLVKRCDGTRLGGVPTLTRREQETLRWTAAGKSYWETAVILGISERTVRYFMANARTKLDAVSNTQAVAKALQRGLIPPEAPL, encoded by the coding sequence ATGTTTGACGATGACATTTATTTTAATTTGCTCGATTGGCTGGAGACCGCCACCAGCGCGAAATGGACCGATTTCCTGAACCGCCTGCAAATCAGCTACAACCTGTCCGGCTGTCTTTACATGGACGCTTCCATCACCTCGGCTGGCGCTCTGGTATATCGATACGGGCATACATTCGATAAGCAGGCAAAAGACCCTATCCTCATGCTCGATGCGCCTGTTTTGCGTAACGTCTTGTCACAACTCAGCCGGGCCATGGAACCGGTGGATATGCATGACCTCGCGCAATTGAGCGAAGAGGGCCTTCTGTTGCGCAGCAAGCTGCGCGATCTGCCCTTGCCGAGGCAAGCCGTCAGTTATCCGCTGCTTTCGGTCGATGGACGCGGCGCAATTCTCGCTATTGCAAGCAATGCATGTGAGGAGGAGTGGCGACGCTTTCGCCGCTGCCATGACCGCGACATCCATCTTCTGGCGGGAAAATTCCACGCAGGCCTAGTGAAACGCTGCGATGGTACCCGCCTCGGAGGTGTGCCCACCCTCACCCGACGGGAACAGGAAACCCTGCGATGGACGGCTGCGGGCAAAAGCTATTGGGAAACCGCCGTGATCCTTGGAATCTCTGAACGGACCGTGCGGTATTTTATGGCCAATGCCCGCACCAAACTCGACGCCGTCTCCAACACTCAAGCGGTGGCAAAGGCCCTGCAACGCGGCCTGATCCCACCGGAAGCACCATTATAA